The Catenuloplanes niger genome includes a window with the following:
- a CDS encoding O-antigen ligase family protein, producing MSSPPATLHHPVDLEPSLLEDVGTVGSTYTTRGRRHLLDGAALLSLLVMLNLLLPQDLVVQQLSSLGRPALLLGMVFFFGWLVSKLHPRLALRGPQPVRWAAIFYLAAVLSAYAAGYLRGLPSLEANAADRAIIGTAAFLGVLLVCADGVSNRDRLDSLLKISVWCGMVMAAIGLLQAGLAVDVTKYIKVPGLVLHHGEELGFMSRGDGFFRVASTAQHYIEFSTVMAILLPFAVHYAMFGIRKVVRQWAVVAGVLMGAAIPMTLSRTGIVALVVGALAMLPAWSWRVRINLAGLGVLLGGALMAVKPGLIGTIVSMFTGAPDDPSITGRTDDYAIIFQYFAERPFFGRGPGTFIPTIYFFVDNEWLQHLVTMGVLGVAGLAGLHLTALTLGVLAYRRATRPEDRHLAACLIAVQLIAVTVAATFDSLGFTTYSTMLALMTGATGAVWRLTHPARMVRSSAPRLTND from the coding sequence TTGAGCAGCCCTCCGGCCACGCTCCACCACCCGGTCGACCTCGAGCCGTCGCTGCTCGAGGACGTCGGCACGGTCGGCTCGACCTACACCACCCGCGGTCGCCGGCACCTGCTCGACGGCGCCGCCCTGCTCAGCCTGCTCGTGATGCTGAACCTGCTGCTCCCGCAGGACCTGGTCGTCCAGCAGCTCAGCTCGCTCGGCCGTCCCGCGCTGCTGCTCGGCATGGTGTTCTTCTTCGGCTGGCTGGTCTCCAAGCTGCACCCGCGGCTCGCGCTGCGCGGCCCGCAGCCGGTCCGGTGGGCCGCGATCTTCTACCTCGCCGCCGTGCTGTCCGCGTACGCGGCCGGCTACCTGCGCGGCCTGCCGTCGCTGGAGGCGAACGCGGCGGACCGGGCGATCATCGGCACCGCCGCGTTCCTCGGCGTGCTGCTGGTCTGCGCGGACGGCGTCTCGAACCGGGACCGGCTGGACAGCCTGCTGAAGATCTCGGTCTGGTGCGGCATGGTGATGGCGGCCATCGGGCTGCTGCAGGCCGGTCTCGCGGTCGACGTCACGAAGTACATCAAGGTCCCCGGCCTGGTCCTGCACCACGGCGAGGAGCTGGGCTTCATGTCCCGCGGCGACGGCTTCTTCCGGGTGGCGAGCACGGCGCAGCACTACATCGAGTTCAGCACCGTGATGGCGATCCTGCTGCCGTTCGCGGTGCACTACGCGATGTTCGGCATCCGGAAGGTCGTCCGGCAGTGGGCGGTCGTGGCCGGCGTGCTGATGGGCGCGGCGATCCCGATGACGCTGTCCCGGACCGGCATCGTCGCGCTGGTGGTCGGCGCGCTGGCGATGCTGCCGGCCTGGAGCTGGCGGGTGCGGATCAACCTGGCCGGGCTCGGCGTCCTGCTCGGCGGCGCGCTGATGGCGGTCAAACCGGGCCTGATCGGCACGATCGTGTCGATGTTCACCGGCGCGCCGGACGATCCGAGCATCACCGGCCGGACCGACGACTACGCGATCATCTTCCAGTACTTCGCGGAGCGCCCGTTCTTCGGCCGCGGGCCGGGCACGTTCATCCCGACGATCTACTTCTTCGTCGACAACGAGTGGCTTCAGCACCTGGTCACCATGGGGGTGCTGGGCGTGGCCGGGCTGGCGGGGCTGCACCTGACCGCGCTGACGCTGGGCGTCCTGGCCTACCGGCGGGCGACCCGGCCCGAGGACCGGCACCTGGCGGCGTGCCTGATCGCGGTGCAGCTGATCGCGGTGACCGTGGCGGCCACGTTCGATTCGCTGGGCTTCACCACGTACAGCACGATGCTGGCGCTGATGACCGGCGCGACCGGCGCGGTGTGGCGTCTCACACACCCGGCCCGAATGGTCCGAAGCTCCGCGCCCCGGCTGACGAACGACTGA
- a CDS encoding NAD-dependent epimerase/dehydratase family protein: MRVLVTGHEGYLGSVLVPRLVAAGHEVVGLDVGLFADCLIGPAPVEVPAIRTDLRDVTADQLRDARIEAVVHLAAICNDPIGNLNPDLTYEVNHRSTLRLARAAKEAGATRFLFSSSCSLYGKGEDDAPLDETAGFNPVTPYGESKYLSEQGLLELADDDFSPTFLRNATAYGFSPRLRGDLVVNDLVGHALHTGQVRLQSDGTAWRPLVHADDIAAAFEALLSVDRTRIHAKAYNIGRTSENYLIRDVANLVRDLVGGTVTFAEGAGTDLRNYRVTCDLVAAEVPEFAPQWTVAKGIEQLVEAYRRHGLALEDLMGARHQRLKHINALTAAGRLDGELRWVAA; the protein is encoded by the coding sequence ATGCGCGTCCTCGTCACCGGACACGAGGGGTACCTGGGTAGCGTGCTCGTCCCTCGGCTGGTCGCGGCCGGCCACGAGGTCGTCGGCCTGGACGTCGGGCTCTTCGCGGACTGCCTGATCGGCCCGGCGCCGGTCGAGGTCCCGGCGATCCGCACCGACCTGCGCGACGTCACCGCGGACCAGCTGCGAGACGCGCGGATCGAGGCGGTCGTGCACCTGGCCGCGATCTGCAACGACCCGATCGGCAACCTGAACCCGGACCTCACCTACGAGGTGAACCACCGGTCCACGCTGCGCCTGGCGCGCGCGGCCAAGGAGGCCGGCGCGACGCGCTTCCTGTTCTCCTCCTCGTGCAGCCTCTACGGCAAGGGCGAGGACGACGCGCCGCTGGACGAGACCGCGGGCTTCAACCCGGTCACCCCGTACGGCGAGTCGAAGTACCTCTCCGAGCAGGGGCTGCTGGAGCTGGCCGACGACGACTTCTCCCCGACGTTCCTGCGCAACGCCACCGCGTACGGCTTCTCCCCGCGCCTGCGCGGCGACCTGGTCGTCAACGACCTGGTCGGGCACGCGCTGCACACCGGCCAGGTCCGGCTGCAGAGCGACGGCACCGCGTGGCGCCCGCTGGTGCACGCGGACGACATCGCGGCCGCGTTCGAGGCGCTGCTGTCCGTCGACCGCACCCGGATCCACGCCAAGGCCTACAACATCGGCCGTACGTCGGAGAACTACCTGATCCGGGACGTGGCGAACCTGGTGCGGGACCTGGTCGGCGGCACCGTCACGTTCGCCGAGGGCGCCGGCACCGACCTGCGCAACTACCGGGTCACCTGCGACCTGGTCGCGGCGGAGGTGCCGGAGTTCGCGCCGCAGTGGACGGTCGCGAAGGGCATCGAGCAGCTCGTCGAGGCGTACCGCCGGCACGGTCTGGCCCTCGAGGACCTGATGGGCGCGCGACACCAGCGGCTCAAGCACATCAACGCGCTGACCGCGGCCGGCCGGCTGGACGGCGAGCTGCGCTGGGTGGCCGCGTGA
- a CDS encoding class I SAM-dependent methyltransferase, whose amino-acid sequence MRTCDACGAAELAVFGDLGEIPVLCGVHWADPDEAANSPVGQMTLAACPRCGYVRNVAFDPAALVYDTTMDTNLHHSPAFQKFSADLCERLTQRYDLRGKRILDVGCGQGEFLRELCHVSGATGHGYDAMYAGAEGPDPSGAVFHSGYAPRGAALPEFDLFTTRHWFEHVDDPYEFLLDLRERAGDRVVHGYIEVPDAGYDLSTAGWEVIYPHVSYFDAYALTTIAERAGWTVEDSGTFFHGMFRYLELSANRTPSGGTAAKVEDRDRTLAAVSGFARRHHDERDRWEQRIATLVAEGANPVMWGAGSRGVQFLTLADRTRQLAAVVDVNPRKWGRYLPVTAHRVETPDVLTSLRPTAVIITNPAYRTEIAAALAALGVDAELLIA is encoded by the coding sequence GTGAGAACCTGTGACGCCTGCGGCGCGGCGGAACTGGCCGTCTTCGGCGACCTCGGCGAGATCCCGGTGCTGTGCGGCGTGCACTGGGCCGACCCGGACGAGGCGGCGAACAGCCCGGTCGGGCAGATGACGCTCGCGGCCTGCCCGCGGTGCGGCTACGTCCGGAACGTGGCGTTCGACCCCGCGGCGCTGGTCTACGACACGACGATGGACACCAACCTGCACCACTCGCCGGCGTTCCAGAAGTTCTCCGCGGACCTGTGCGAACGCCTCACCCAGCGGTACGACCTGCGCGGCAAGCGGATCCTGGACGTGGGCTGCGGGCAGGGCGAGTTCCTCCGGGAGCTGTGCCACGTGAGCGGCGCGACCGGGCACGGGTACGACGCGATGTACGCCGGCGCCGAGGGCCCGGACCCGTCGGGCGCGGTGTTCCACAGCGGATACGCGCCGCGCGGTGCCGCGCTGCCGGAGTTCGACCTGTTCACCACGCGGCACTGGTTCGAGCACGTCGACGACCCGTACGAGTTCCTGCTCGACCTCCGTGAGCGCGCCGGGGACCGGGTCGTGCACGGGTACATCGAGGTGCCGGACGCGGGCTACGACCTGTCCACCGCCGGATGGGAGGTCATCTACCCGCACGTCTCCTACTTCGACGCGTACGCGCTGACCACGATCGCGGAACGGGCCGGCTGGACCGTCGAGGACTCCGGCACGTTCTTCCACGGCATGTTCCGCTACCTCGAACTCTCCGCCAACAGGACCCCGTCCGGGGGTACGGCGGCGAAGGTCGAGGACCGCGACCGTACCCTCGCCGCGGTGTCCGGTTTCGCCCGCCGGCACCACGACGAGCGGGACCGCTGGGAGCAGCGGATCGCCACGCTGGTGGCCGAGGGCGCGAACCCGGTGATGTGGGGTGCCGGCTCGCGCGGCGTGCAGTTCCTGACGCTCGCGGACCGCACCCGGCAGCTCGCGGCCGTGGTCGACGTGAACCCGCGCAAGTGGGGCCGCTACCTGCCGGTCACCGCGCACCGGGTCGAGACGCCGGACGTGCTCACGTCGCTCCGGCCGACAGCCGTGATCATCACGAACCCGGCCTACCGGACCGAGATCGCCGCCGCGCTGGCCGCGCTCGGCGTGGACGCGGAGCTGCTGATCGCATGA
- a CDS encoding glycosyltransferase family 2 protein: protein MRVTLGVTAYNVERYLPLAFESVLAQDFTDFEVVVCDNRSTDRTWEICQEYAARDPRFRIYRNDENLGEAGNFARVVSLARGEYFRLTAHDDLMAPSLLRECVAVLDADPGVVCAYPQTVIIDADGNRVSDWDDRLDLTDPNPVRRLAHFAQRWSLLNELFGVIRTDALRDTRLLGQYLSSDARIVAELVLRGRFQAVPSRLFYRRMHPAMTFGGDRTDVLAHHEPRLAMKARKAARRARPGADHQVLIADVMRTFLATADQPLATRLSSAATFGAVAQSRRARIRLGKLRRRVTGAALEKPPWENPDGSLKKESQ from the coding sequence ATGAGGGTCACGCTGGGGGTCACCGCGTACAACGTGGAGCGCTACCTGCCGCTCGCGTTCGAGTCCGTGCTGGCCCAGGACTTCACCGACTTCGAGGTCGTCGTCTGCGACAACCGGTCGACGGACCGGACCTGGGAGATCTGCCAGGAGTACGCCGCGCGGGACCCCCGGTTCCGGATCTACCGCAACGACGAGAACCTGGGCGAGGCCGGCAACTTCGCCCGGGTCGTGTCGCTGGCCCGCGGCGAGTACTTCCGGCTCACCGCGCACGACGACCTGATGGCCCCGTCGCTGCTCCGCGAGTGCGTGGCCGTGCTCGACGCGGACCCCGGCGTGGTGTGCGCGTACCCGCAGACCGTGATCATCGACGCGGACGGCAACCGGGTCAGCGACTGGGACGACCGGCTCGACCTGACCGACCCGAACCCGGTGCGGCGGCTCGCCCACTTCGCGCAACGCTGGTCGCTGCTCAACGAGCTGTTCGGCGTGATCCGGACCGACGCGCTGCGGGACACCCGGCTGCTCGGCCAGTACCTGTCCAGCGACGCCCGGATCGTCGCGGAACTGGTCCTGCGGGGGCGCTTCCAGGCCGTACCGTCGCGGTTGTTCTATCGCCGGATGCATCCGGCCATGACGTTCGGTGGGGACCGCACCGACGTGCTGGCCCACCACGAGCCACGCCTGGCGATGAAGGCGCGCAAGGCCGCCCGGCGCGCCCGGCCCGGCGCCGACCACCAGGTGCTGATCGCGGACGTGATGCGCACGTTCCTGGCCACGGCCGACCAGCCGCTGGCCACCCGGCTGTCGAGCGCGGCCACGTTCGGCGCGGTCGCGCAGTCCCGGCGCGCCCGCATCCGGCTCGGCAAGCTCCGCCGCCGGGTCACCGGAGCCGCGCTGGAGAAGCCGCCGTGGGAGAACCCGGACGGGTCGCTGAAGAAGGAGTCGCAATGA
- a CDS encoding glutamate-1-semialdehyde 2,1-aminomutase has translation MRFDVSREMRERAHAMIPGGAHTYAKGDDQYPEDAPGFIARGAGCHVWDVDGNEFIEYGMGLRAVTLGHGYQPVVDAVMRALPHGSNFTRPAAIEVEAAERLLDRVGRHDGAMAKFAKHGSDATTAAVKLARAHTGRDMVAICTDHPFFSTDDWFIGATPMPGGVPSSVRALTAGFRYNDVDSVAAVFAAHPGRIAALVLEAETTTAPAPGFLAAVRRLCDEHGALLVVDETLTGFRWHDRGAQHVHDVTGDLAVYGKAMGNGFAISALVGRPDVMELGGLRHDRERVFLLSTTHGAETHALAAAIAVLDAYASEPVVETLYRQGARLAAGVTEAAARHGVSDHFGVLGRDCNLIYYTKDASGERSQPYRTLFLQELIANGVIAPSFSISYAHTDTDVDRTVDAVDAALAVYAKALDAGSVDGFLRGRPVAPVFRPYN, from the coding sequence ATGAGGTTCGACGTGTCCCGGGAGATGCGGGAACGCGCGCACGCCATGATCCCCGGCGGCGCGCACACCTACGCCAAGGGCGACGACCAGTACCCGGAGGACGCGCCCGGCTTCATCGCCCGCGGCGCCGGCTGCCACGTGTGGGACGTCGACGGCAACGAGTTCATCGAGTACGGCATGGGGCTGCGCGCGGTCACGCTCGGGCACGGCTACCAGCCGGTGGTCGACGCGGTCATGCGCGCGCTCCCGCACGGCAGCAACTTCACCCGCCCGGCCGCGATCGAGGTCGAGGCCGCCGAACGCCTGCTCGACCGGGTCGGCCGGCACGACGGTGCGATGGCCAAGTTCGCCAAGCACGGCTCGGACGCCACCACCGCCGCGGTCAAGCTGGCCCGCGCGCACACCGGCCGGGACATGGTCGCGATCTGCACCGACCACCCGTTCTTCTCCACCGACGACTGGTTCATCGGCGCGACCCCGATGCCCGGCGGCGTGCCGTCCTCGGTGCGCGCGCTCACCGCCGGCTTCCGCTACAACGACGTCGACAGCGTCGCCGCGGTCTTCGCGGCGCACCCGGGCCGGATCGCCGCGCTCGTGCTGGAGGCCGAGACCACCACCGCGCCCGCGCCCGGCTTCCTGGCCGCGGTCCGCCGGCTCTGCGACGAGCACGGCGCGCTGCTGGTCGTCGACGAGACGCTGACCGGGTTCCGCTGGCACGACCGCGGCGCCCAGCACGTCCACGACGTCACCGGCGACCTCGCGGTCTACGGCAAGGCGATGGGCAACGGCTTCGCGATCTCCGCGCTGGTCGGCCGCCCCGACGTGATGGAGCTCGGCGGCCTGCGCCACGACCGCGAACGCGTCTTCCTGCTCTCCACCACGCACGGCGCCGAGACCCACGCGCTGGCCGCCGCGATCGCGGTGCTGGACGCCTACGCCTCCGAGCCGGTCGTGGAGACCCTCTACCGCCAGGGCGCCCGCCTGGCCGCCGGCGTCACCGAGGCCGCGGCCCGGCACGGCGTCAGCGACCATTTCGGCGTCCTCGGCCGCGACTGCAACCTCATCTACTACACGAAGGACGCGTCCGGCGAGCGCTCACAGCCGTACCGCACGCTCTTCCTCCAGGAACTGATCGCCAACGGCGTCATCGCCCCTTCCTTCAGCATCTCCTACGCCCACACCGACACCGACGTGGACCGCACCGTCGACGCCGTCGACGCCGCCCTCGCCGTCTACGCCAAGGCGCTGGACGCGGGCAGCGTGGACGGCTTCCTCCGCGGCCGCCCGGTCGCACCGGTCTTCCGCCCGTACAACTGA